The following are encoded together in the Salvia hispanica cultivar TCC Black 2014 chromosome 6, UniMelb_Shisp_WGS_1.0, whole genome shotgun sequence genome:
- the LOC125195125 gene encoding protein GLUTAMINE DUMPER 5-like produces MEANIQHPTTTTAAAADAGFQRWNSPIPYLFGAIALVMGVVALALLVLACSYKRSSSGEESSTQKSVKEAPALQPEMEPRIVVIMAGETNPTYLAKPIPARPHQQL; encoded by the coding sequence atggaAGCAAATATCCAACACCCTACAACCACGACAGCTGCGGCTGCTGACGCCGGTTTCCAGAGATGGAACTCGCCGATTCCGTACCTCTTCGGCGCTATAGCTCTTGTGATGGGAGTGGTGGCTCTGGCATTACTAGTTCTGGCTTGCTCATATAAGCGTTCATCGTCGGGGGAGGAATCTTCAACCCAAAAGTCGGTGAAGGAGGCACCGGCTTTGCAGCCGGAGATGGAGCCCAGAATAGTTGTCATCATGGCCGGAGAAACTAACCCCACCTACCTCGCTAAACCCATCCCCGCCCGGCCCCATCAACAACTTTGA